A genomic region of Catalinimonas niigatensis contains the following coding sequences:
- a CDS encoding response regulator → MMEKIKQVLIIDDDPINNIIFQKLSEFIDFAEEIIPFISAVDSLDYLQKLEESQTTPPNIIFLDIRMPIVNGWEFLERLSQLNKNHYFDSMAIYMLTSSSEQSDINKARNYSLVTDYIVKPLSTEKLEEIKEKMLPQTA, encoded by the coding sequence ATGATGGAGAAAATAAAGCAGGTATTGATCATAGATGACGATCCTATCAACAATATTATTTTTCAGAAATTATCAGAGTTTATAGATTTTGCGGAAGAAATTATCCCCTTCATCAGCGCAGTAGATAGCTTGGATTATTTACAAAAGCTGGAAGAAAGTCAAACTACTCCACCCAATATCATCTTCCTTGACATCAGAATGCCTATTGTGAATGGATGGGAGTTTTTGGAAAGATTGAGTCAACTCAATAAAAACCACTATTTTGATAGCATGGCTATTTATATGCTCACTTCATCTTCTGAGCAGTCTGATATCAATAAAGCCAGGAATTATAGTCTTGTCACAGATTATATTGTCAAGCCTTTGTCTACAGAAAAACTGGAAGAGATAAAGGAAAAGATGCTACCGCAAACTGCCTAG
- a CDS encoding PAS domain-containing sensor histidine kinase: protein MLNTIIDAANLGVCMVDHRNKIIDVNDFFCKIFEYDREELLQKPYSTLQPENYKERANLYYQNFVEGNQNTALRQVMTKSGKRKSVYTFTATSEDEFGNVLKIYNVIEASDKTESSSIGSQPPHELMIGNNVKSGILRCSQEGELLYANPHARTLLFLPAGSKSLQNEVTIYNENSPRKLPLVQLLNEERFIDNLSVLLERADHPPFWALLSASTAINEDGQVCFDMTVVNQEDQKLLERKLNKKLEELKNANKNLDHFVYGATHDLKAPLASISGLINILRREENPVQKEQYLQMMEKSIHRLNEFIKEIVDYSRNANQDVKRDNIDFQPLIEEVFESMAHMENASKVEKVIQIEQEYPFQTDAHRLKVVLNNLISNAYKYSSTHRRDGLIEVRVKVSPHKATIHVNDNGQGIGKSHIEKIFEMFFRASEGQTGTGLGLYIVKETLDKMHGSVHVVSELGKGSCFIVNIPSAATLSGAQNQMKLDI from the coding sequence TTGCTAAATACAATAATTGATGCTGCCAATCTTGGCGTGTGCATGGTTGATCATCGTAACAAGATCATAGATGTGAATGATTTTTTTTGCAAAATATTTGAATATGATCGGGAGGAGTTGTTACAAAAGCCATATTCTACTTTACAACCTGAAAATTATAAAGAAAGAGCAAATTTGTATTATCAAAACTTTGTAGAAGGAAATCAAAACACTGCTTTGAGACAGGTAATGACCAAGTCGGGTAAAAGAAAGAGTGTATATACTTTTACTGCTACTTCTGAAGATGAGTTTGGAAATGTACTGAAAATCTACAATGTAATAGAAGCTTCGGATAAGACCGAATCAAGTTCGATAGGAAGTCAGCCTCCTCATGAGTTGATGATTGGCAATAATGTGAAATCAGGTATTTTAAGATGTAGCCAGGAAGGAGAATTATTATACGCAAACCCTCATGCCAGAACGCTGTTGTTTTTACCGGCAGGTTCTAAAAGTTTACAAAATGAAGTAACCATATACAATGAAAATAGCCCCAGAAAGCTTCCTTTGGTACAGCTATTAAATGAGGAAAGGTTCATTGATAATCTGTCAGTCTTGCTAGAAAGGGCTGACCATCCACCTTTTTGGGCACTGTTAAGTGCTTCTACTGCTATCAATGAGGATGGACAGGTATGTTTTGATATGACAGTTGTAAATCAGGAAGATCAAAAACTGTTGGAGCGAAAACTGAACAAAAAGTTAGAAGAGCTAAAAAATGCCAATAAGAATCTGGATCATTTTGTTTACGGGGCAACCCATGACCTAAAAGCGCCTCTGGCATCCATTTCCGGCCTGATCAATATCTTAAGAAGAGAAGAAAACCCTGTGCAGAAAGAACAATACCTGCAAATGATGGAGAAGAGCATTCATCGTCTCAATGAGTTCATCAAGGAAATTGTTGATTACTCTAGGAACGCTAATCAGGATGTAAAGCGGGATAATATTGACTTCCAACCTTTGATAGAAGAAGTTTTTGAAAGCATGGCTCACATGGAAAATGCCTCAAAAGTTGAAAAGGTCATTCAAATAGAACAAGAGTATCCTTTTCAAACAGATGCCCATCGCCTTAAAGTTGTATTAAATAACTTAATCAGTAATGCCTATAAATATAGTAGTACACATAGAAGAGATGGTTTAATTGAGGTGCGCGTAAAAGTGAGTCCACATAAAGCGACTATTCATGTCAACGACAATGGACAGGGAATAGGCAAAAGCCATATTGAGAAAATATTTGAGATGTTTTTTCGGGCTTCAGAAGGACAGACAGGAACGGGTCTGGGCTTATATATTGTCAAAGAGACATTGGATAAAATGCATGGATCTGTTCATGTGGTTTCGGAACTGGGTAAGGGAAGTTGTTTCATCGTCAACATACCTTCTGCTGCTACTTTAAGTGGAGCACAAAACCAGATGAAACTGGACATTTAA
- a CDS encoding IS630 family transposase, whose amino-acid sequence MSKEQKQQLKQSLDQKEYWTVGQVRKLVDKQYGVNYGKRQIQRLLRQLGLYCYKPQPRDYRQPEKADEKLKERLPAVADGLGLKGKDLDKLCMGFADESSPQLHANSARLWSVQKGGLKKVNTDKKRRNCFGFYALKGNSIISSIDKGNQENMIQMLTLIREANQQAETIILIWDNHKAHLTAKVEQRAKDLQIVLVNLPAYSPNLNPIERIWKQIKKTIAEAGVIDNLKQLEFLIQSAFKVCAKKQSFAKSWIDNIWNSVFVNNPIPFSDKL is encoded by the coding sequence TTGAGTAAAGAGCAGAAGCAGCAACTCAAGCAGTCTTTGGACCAGAAGGAGTATTGGACAGTGGGGCAGGTGCGCAAGTTGGTTGACAAGCAATACGGGGTGAACTACGGTAAGCGGCAGATACAGCGTCTGTTAAGGCAACTTGGGTTGTACTGTTATAAACCTCAACCCCGAGACTACCGCCAACCCGAGAAAGCCGATGAGAAACTCAAAGAGCGATTACCAGCCGTAGCTGATGGATTAGGACTAAAAGGCAAAGACCTGGATAAACTCTGTATGGGTTTTGCCGATGAGAGTTCGCCTCAGTTGCATGCCAACTCTGCCCGATTGTGGTCAGTACAGAAAGGAGGCCTCAAAAAGGTCAATACCGACAAAAAGAGGCGAAATTGCTTTGGCTTCTATGCTTTGAAAGGCAACAGTATCATCTCTAGTATTGACAAAGGCAACCAGGAGAATATGATTCAAATGCTCACTTTGATCCGAGAGGCTAACCAGCAGGCAGAAACCATTATTCTCATCTGGGACAATCACAAAGCGCATCTGACTGCCAAAGTAGAACAGAGGGCTAAAGACTTACAGATTGTGCTGGTAAACTTGCCTGCTTACTCGCCTAACCTGAATCCGATTGAGCGTATCTGGAAACAAATCAAGAAAACCATCGCTGAAGCCGGCGTCATTGATAATCTCAAACAACTTGAGTTCCTGATCCAATCGGCTTTCAAAGTATGCGCCAAAAAACAATCTTTTGCCAAGTCTTGGATTGACAATATCTGGAACTCAGTCTTTGTAAATAATCCTATTCCCTTTTCCGACAAGTTATGA
- a CDS encoding helix-turn-helix domain-containing protein, with protein MKRIAIDEPARLDRFVKSFGSSHSEDFKGLVLKLVESGQSLESVSALSGVSLSTLYDWVKDWPAPRWNEKKRLA; from the coding sequence ATGAAAAGAATAGCTATTGATGAACCAGCGCGTTTAGATCGCTTTGTCAAATCCTTTGGTAGTAGCCACAGTGAGGATTTTAAGGGATTGGTGCTGAAACTGGTGGAATCAGGCCAGAGTCTGGAAAGTGTATCGGCTTTGAGTGGAGTGAGTCTGAGTACGCTCTATGATTGGGTAAAGGACTGGCCGGCTCCCCGGTGGAATGAAAAAAAGAGACTGGCTTAG
- a CDS encoding DUF2480 family protein, whose product MNKQEGEIINKVANSPLVTFNLEDYYPKEERIVYDIRDNLFQEAILREKDFRAFVKEHDWAQYQDKLVALTCSVDAIVPTWAYMLLTSKLEPYAKMLVYGSLEVLEATLFKEALSRVNPEEFQDAKVVIKGCGKYPVPIFAYTEITRMLRPYVGSLMYGEPCSTVPLYKKPKL is encoded by the coding sequence ATGAACAAGCAAGAAGGAGAAATCATCAATAAAGTAGCCAATAGCCCTCTGGTCACTTTTAATTTGGAGGATTATTATCCAAAAGAAGAAAGAATAGTCTATGATATTAGAGATAATCTGTTTCAGGAAGCTATTTTAAGAGAAAAGGATTTTAGGGCTTTTGTCAAAGAACACGACTGGGCTCAATATCAGGATAAACTGGTAGCGCTGACCTGCTCGGTAGATGCAATTGTACCTACCTGGGCGTATATGTTGCTAACAAGCAAGTTAGAACCTTATGCAAAAATGTTGGTATACGGAAGTCTGGAAGTGCTGGAAGCCACACTTTTTAAAGAAGCTTTAAGCAGAGTTAATCCTGAAGAATTTCAGGATGCCAAAGTAGTTATCAAAGGATGCGGCAAATATCCTGTTCCTATTTTTGCCTACACAGAAATCACAAGAATGTTACGACCTTATGTTGGTAGCCTGATGTACGGAGAACCTTGTAGTACAGTACCTTTGTACAAAAAGCCTAAGCTGTAG